The genomic window AGCCCGAAACACGGGCGGCATCGCGGGCCAAGACGCGCCAGTTCGCGGATCGATCGGATCGTAGCGATAGCCGGTGTGATCGGTGATCCAGCCGCGCTCGCCGCAATTGGTCATGGCCACCGACATCTGGTAGCCGCCGGGCGTCGTCATGCGCCGGAACGGCGATTGCGCCACGATGGCGCGCACGGCTTCGAGCAGCTCGCTCTCGATCGGCTTGACGAAGCCGCGCAGCAGCACGGCGCCGTCGGCGATCTCCTCGCGCGATGGCTGCGCCTCGGCGACGCTGTCGAACAGATCACCCATCAATCGCAGCGCTCATTTGGCATCATGAAAAATCACACCCAGCGTGTGGCGCTGGCCGGACCTGATACGGCTGACGCCATGGCGGAGATTAACGCGGTAGGTGCCGCGTGTCCCCTGCACCGGCCGGTGATGCACGGCAAAGGCCACCGCATCGCCCTGTGCCAGCGGCACCACCTCGGCGCGGGACTGCATGCGTGGCCGTTGCTCGGTCAGCACGAACTCGCCGCCGGTGAAATCGCGCCTAGGCTCTGACAGCAGGATCGCGACCTGGATCGGGAACACGTGCTCGCCATAGAGATCCTGATGCAGGCAATTGTAGTCGCCAGCCTCATATTGCAGCAGCAGCGGCGTCGGCCGGCTCTGGCCGGCCTCGTGGCAGCGCTTCAGGAAAGCTGCGTGCGCGGCGGGATAGCGGATGTCGATCCCCATCGCCTCGTTCCAGCGGTTGGCGACGCCCTGAAGATGCGCATAGAGCGCCGGACGCATCTGCGCGATCAAGTCGGGGAGTGGATAGGAGAAATATTTGTACTCGCCTCGGCCAAAGCCGTGGCGGCCCATGACGATGCGGCTGCGGAAGTGTGTGTCGTCGGGATAGAGGGCGGTCACGGCGCGGCATTGGTCCGGCGTGAGCAGGTTCTTCAGGACGGCGCAGCCCTGGCTGTCGAGTTCGGCGGTGATCTGCGGCCAGTCGAGGATGTCGACGTGGGAGGCAATGTCGACGGATAGCTTAGGGGCTGATTTGCGTGCTGTTGCTGTCATGGCTACGACTCTCGCAATATGCCGCCCTCCGCCGCCACCCGATTTCCGACTATCTTCCCGTCATTGCGAGGAGCCCTTGCGACGAAGCAATCCAGAGTCCCTCCGCGGAACCAGTCTGGATTGCTTCGCTTCGCTCGCAATGACGATGGAGAGCTATCAACCCAGCACCGGGAGCGTCACCACGTCATAGCCGTGCTTGATCGTGCGCTTCAGCACGGGATCCTCCAGCTCGAAATCGAAGCGGCCGGCGGGGCGGATGCCGCCCTTGGCGGCGAAGGTGCCGCCGAACATGGCGCAGCCGTCGGGCAGCTTCCCGCCCGGAAAGCCGCGCGTGATGAGGTCAGGGACCGGGAGCATCGCATCGAGCGTGCCCTCCTGGTAGAGCACGCGCTCGCCGTTGATCGTGGCGTAGGATCGCAAAATCATCCTGTCCCAATGGCCGATGACGTCCTCGAGCTCCCACAGCGTGGAGGCGATCGGCTTGTCGCACATCTGCTTTGAGACCGTGACGCTATAGGCCTCGACCTTGCGGTCGGTGTGATCGGAGCCGCAGCCGACGAAGATGCGGCCCTGCCAGCCGATCAGCACGAACTCGACCTCGCCGGACGACTCGCCGCCGGTACATTCGATGCGGTCTTCCATCGTCAGCCGCCGCGCCGAGGCGCGGTAGTAGATCGGCGTCGAGGCCGGAGGGGCGATGCCCATCTCTTGCAGCTCGGCGATGTGCTTGTCGCGCGCGACAGGATCGCGGCCGGTCCAGCCGGCGATGATCATCTGGTCGATCGCCAGCGTCAGCGGCGTCGTGGTGTCCTGGGCGTCGACGGTGAAGGTCAGGTCAAACACGGATCACGGCCTCCATGCCGGCAGCAAGTTCGAAGATACGGCGGTCGGATCCGCCGGCGCCGGCCAGCATCAGGCCGACGGGAACGGCGCCCTGACGATGCGCAGGCAGCGAGATGGCGCAGCCGTCGATCATGTTGATCAGGGTGCAATTGCGCAGGGCACGCAGGTTCTGGGTGGTGAACGCCTTGTCGTCGGCGAGATCGGCAATCTTCGGCGGCGTGTTGGCGGTGGTGGGCAGCACCAGGGCGTCATAGGGCGCGATGCGTGCATTGACGCGGGCGATCAGCGAGCGGCGCTCGTTGAGCAGATCGATGTAGTCGGCCGCGCTCTGCGCCTCGCCGCGCATGATGCGGACAGCGACGCGTGGATCGTAGACATCGCCCTTGGACGTGATGAGATAGCGGTGCCAGGCATAGCTCTCGGCCGCGGCAAAGCCGCCCTTGGCGTTCATCGGGCCGATGTCGTGGAATTCAGCCATCTCGATGCGCTCGATGATGGCGCCGTGATCGGCGAGCGCCTTCAGCGCGCGCTCGAAGGTTTCAGAGACGGCTGTGTCGAGGTCGTCGAGCGCGATCGTGGTCGGCACGGCGAGCCGCATGCCCTTTACGGGTCGCGGCTTCACCGCGGTGATCGGCTCGTTGGCGAGCACCGCATCGAGTATGGCACAGCAACTGACCGATCGCGCCAGCGGGCCGATGCTGTCGAGCGAGAACGACAGCGGCACAGAGCCGTCGAGCGGCACACGGCGCTGCGTCGGCTTGTAGCCGACGATGCCGTTGAAGGCGGCCGGAATCCGACAGGAACCGCCGGTATCGGTGCCGAGCGCGCCATGCGCCATGCCGTCGAGCACGGACACTGCCGCGCCCGAGGACGAGCCGCCGGGGACGTGGCCCTCCGCCCGGTTCCAGGCGCCCTTCGGCGTGCCGTAATGCGGATTGATGCCGATGCCGGAATAGGCGAACTCGGTCATGTTGGTTCGCCCGATCACGACGAAGCCGGCGCCGCGCAGCCGCGCAACCGCCGCCGCGTCGTGCTCCGCCGGATCGGAATCGTCGAGCGCACGGGAGCCGGCGCGCGTCGTCTGCCCCTTGATGTCGAAGAGATCCTTGATCGAGATCGGAATACCGGCATAGCGCGATGGCGCGGCCTTGGCCTTGCGCAAGCCGTCCATCGCGTCCGCCGCCGCGAGCGCGGCGTCCTTGTCGACATGTATGAAGGCGCGTTGGCCCTCACCGGTGGGATCGGCGATCCTGGCAAGGCACGCCTCGACCAGCTTGCGGGAGGTGGTGCGGCCGCTTTCGAGGTCTTCGGCGAGCTTCGCCAGCGTCGGAAAATCGGGCATGTCTGTCTCACGGAATATTGGCGCGCGCAATCTATAGCGCTGGCTCAGTTCGACACAAGCATTGTGCGCATGATGGCATGCATGTGCATTGCTGGACCGTTGACGCACTATGGTCGATTGTCGCATCAAGATCGAAACAGGCGGGCGCGAAGCCTGTCTCTTGGGAGGAGCTGCCGATATGGCCGAACCGCAGCGCGCGCGACCGAAACCAACGCCGGAAACCAGCATTTCTGGGACGGTACAAAGGCGGGCGAATTGCGCCTGCAGCGTTGCGACGCCTGCGCGCATGTCTACTTCCCGCCGCGCCCGTTCTGCCCTTCCTGCGCCTCGCGCAAGGTCTCGGTGTTCAAAGCAAGCGGCAAGGGCTTTCTTTACAGCTACGTGATCAATCACCGCCCTGCCGCGCCCGGCTTCACGCCGCCCTACGCGATCGCGGTGGTCGAGCTCGCCGAGGGGCCGCGGATGATGAGCAACATCATCGACTGCCCGCAGACGCCGGAGGCACTCGAGCTCGACATGAAGCTCGAGGTCGCCTTTGAGAAACTCGACGACAAGATCACCCTCCCCGTCTTCCGTCCGGCGAAGGGGTAAGCCATGCGCAAGAACCAGGTTGCCGTCGTCGGCGCGGCCGAGACCACCGAACTCGGTGTCATCCCCAACGCCTCGCAGCTCCAGCTCCATGCCGACGCGGCGCTCAATGCCATCGCCGATGCCGGGCTGAAACTCTCCGACATTGACGGCTTTGCCACCGCGGTCGAAACACCGCAGCAGGTCTGCCATTATCTCGGCATCAAGCCGACCTGGGTGGACGGCACCTCGGTTGGTGGCTGCTCCTTCATGCTGCACGTCCGGCATGCCGCCGCGGCGATCGAGGCCGGCCTGTGCAAGACCGTGCTGATCACCCATGCCGAGAGCGGCAAGTCGATGATCGGCAAATTGCCGCGCTCGACGCCGGCAGACAGCCTCAACGGCCAGTTCGAGGCGCCCTATGGTGTCTACGGCCCGCCCAGCATGTTCCCGATCCCCGTGCTGCGCTTCATGAAGACCTACGGCATCACGCATGAACAGCTGGCTTCGGTCGCAGTGGTGCAGCGGGAATGGGCGGCGAAGAATCCGCGCGCGACGATGAAGGACCCGATCACGGTCGCCGATGTCCTCAACTCGCGCATGATCGCCTATCCGTTCCGCCTGCTCCAATGCTGCCTGGTCACCGATGGCGGCGGCGCGCTGATCCTGACCTCGGCGGATCGGGCCAGGGACTTTCCGCGCAAGCCCGTCTACATCATGGGCACCGGCGAGAGCGTCGAGACGCCGATGGTCAGCCAGATGGAGACCTTCAACTCCTCGCGCGCG from Bradyrhizobium zhanjiangense includes these protein-coding regions:
- a CDS encoding 2OG-Fe(II) oxygenase encodes the protein MTATARKSAPKLSVDIASHVDILDWPQITAELDSQGCAVLKNLLTPDQCRAVTALYPDDTHFRSRIVMGRHGFGRGEYKYFSYPLPDLIAQMRPALYAHLQGVANRWNEAMGIDIRYPAAHAAFLKRCHEAGQSRPTPLLLQYEAGDYNCLHQDLYGEHVFPIQVAILLSEPRRDFTGGEFVLTEQRPRMQSRAEVVPLAQGDAVAFAVHHRPVQGTRGTYRVNLRHGVSRIRSGQRHTLGVIFHDAK
- a CDS encoding DUF2848 domain-containing protein, producing MFDLTFTVDAQDTTTPLTLAIDQMIIAGWTGRDPVARDKHIAELQEMGIAPPASTPIYYRASARRLTMEDRIECTGGESSGEVEFVLIGWQGRIFVGCGSDHTDRKVEAYSVTVSKQMCDKPIASTLWELEDVIGHWDRMILRSYATINGERVLYQEGTLDAMLPVPDLITRGFPGGKLPDGCAMFGGTFAAKGGIRPAGRFDFELEDPVLKRTIKHGYDVVTLPVLG
- a CDS encoding amidase translates to MPDFPTLAKLAEDLESGRTTSRKLVEACLARIADPTGEGQRAFIHVDKDAALAAADAMDGLRKAKAAPSRYAGIPISIKDLFDIKGQTTRAGSRALDDSDPAEHDAAAVARLRGAGFVVIGRTNMTEFAYSGIGINPHYGTPKGAWNRAEGHVPGGSSSGAAVSVLDGMAHGALGTDTGGSCRIPAAFNGIVGYKPTQRRVPLDGSVPLSFSLDSIGPLARSVSCCAILDAVLANEPITAVKPRPVKGMRLAVPTTIALDDLDTAVSETFERALKALADHGAIIERIEMAEFHDIGPMNAKGGFAAAESYAWHRYLITSKGDVYDPRVAVRIMRGEAQSAADYIDLLNERRSLIARVNARIAPYDALVLPTTANTPPKIADLADDKAFTTQNLRALRNCTLINMIDGCAISLPAHRQGAVPVGLMLAGAGGSDRRIFELAAGMEAVIRV
- a CDS encoding thiolase C-terminal domain-containing protein, whose translation is MRKNQVAVVGAAETTELGVIPNASQLQLHADAALNAIADAGLKLSDIDGFATAVETPQQVCHYLGIKPTWVDGTSVGGCSFMLHVRHAAAAIEAGLCKTVLITHAESGKSMIGKLPRSTPADSLNGQFEAPYGVYGPPSMFPIPVLRFMKTYGITHEQLASVAVVQREWAAKNPRATMKDPITVADVLNSRMIAYPFRLLQCCLVTDGGGALILTSADRARDFPRKPVYIMGTGESVETPMVSQMETFNSSRAFKTAGPLAFKEAGIAHADVDHLMIYDAFAHLPLFGLGDLGFMPYEETGGFIADGNTRPGAKLPLNTNGGGLSYMHSGMYGMYALQESVRQMRGIAPAQVPGAKISVCHGVGGMFAASGTIVFTNER